The Hyphomicrobiales bacterium genome has a window encoding:
- the xecE gene encoding 2-(S)-hydroxypropyl-CoM dehydrogenase codes for MTDQATRTALVTGAARGIGLATAKRFLAEGWQVGLLDIDGEGLARAAAEIAQPERTQVLTCDVADPAQLEAAFAGLAKRFGRLDALVNNAGTAVFKPLLETTHEEWQRVLAVNLTGPFLATQLAAPLMADHGGGAIVNITSISGLRASTLRVAYGTSKAALAHLTKQQAAELAGLGIRVNAVAPGPVETAMAKAVHSPEIRADYRDAIPLGRYGLEEELAESIFFLCSDRASYITGQVLAVDGGFDAAGIGLATLRGERRNL; via the coding sequence AGGACCGCTCTCGTGACGGGTGCCGCACGCGGCATCGGGCTTGCGACGGCAAAGCGCTTCCTTGCGGAAGGCTGGCAGGTCGGGTTGCTCGACATCGACGGGGAGGGGCTCGCGCGGGCCGCGGCCGAGATCGCGCAGCCGGAGCGGACGCAGGTGCTCACCTGCGATGTGGCCGATCCCGCGCAGCTGGAGGCGGCCTTCGCCGGGCTCGCCAAGCGCTTCGGGCGGCTCGATGCGCTGGTCAACAATGCCGGCACGGCGGTGTTCAAGCCGCTGCTCGAGACGACCCATGAGGAGTGGCAGCGCGTGCTCGCGGTCAATCTCACCGGCCCGTTTCTGGCGACGCAGCTTGCCGCGCCGCTGATGGCCGACCATGGCGGCGGCGCCATCGTCAACATCACCTCGATCTCGGGCCTGCGCGCCTCGACGCTGCGCGTTGCCTACGGCACCTCGAAGGCGGCGCTGGCGCATCTGACCAAGCAGCAGGCGGCGGAACTCGCGGGGCTGGGGATTCGCGTGAACGCGGTCGCGCCGGGGCCGGTCGAGACGGCGATGGCCAAGGCCGTGCACAGCCCCGAGATCCGCGCCGATTATCGCGATGCGATCCCGCTCGGCCGCTACGGGCTGGAAGAGGAGCTGGCGGAGTCCATCTTCTTCCTGTGCTCGGACCGGGCGAGCTACATCACCGGGCAGGTGCTGGCAGTGGATGGCGGCTTCGATGCGGCGGGTATCGGGCTGGCGACGCTGCGGGGCGAGAGGCGGAATCTGTGA
- a CDS encoding Amino acid ABC transporter substrate-binding protein, producing the protein MRAFLIALLCTVISTASSAADTLARARETGTLRLGFRVDAPPYSYRSVRGEPSGYIVDLCREVAAGLKKAQNLTSLKIEYVEVTSADRLEAVKDGKIDILCDPTSMTMSRRAIVDFSLPTFIDGAGVLYRANEVVRLEDLRGKKVGVLRGTTTEETLKATLTQLGIQASIVPVQTHPEGVWSLSAGKIDAYFGDRGILNYHLLNSQNRSGMKLSDQYFTFETYALALPRGDEKLRLLVDATLAELYRTDRVKEIYARSFGNFPPDQFTRALFVINGVPK; encoded by the coding sequence ATGCGGGCTTTTCTGATCGCACTTCTTTGCACGGTGATATCGACGGCCAGTTCGGCGGCCGACACTCTGGCAAGGGCGCGCGAGACCGGCACGCTGCGGCTCGGCTTCCGGGTCGATGCGCCTCCCTATTCCTATCGTTCGGTCAGGGGCGAGCCGTCCGGATATATCGTCGATCTCTGCCGCGAAGTCGCAGCAGGCCTGAAGAAGGCGCAGAACCTCACTTCGCTCAAGATCGAATATGTCGAGGTTACATCGGCGGATCGCCTGGAGGCGGTCAAAGACGGCAAGATCGATATCCTCTGCGACCCGACATCGATGACCATGTCGCGTCGCGCCATCGTCGATTTCTCGCTCCCGACCTTCATCGACGGCGCCGGCGTTCTGTACCGGGCCAACGAAGTCGTCCGCCTTGAGGATCTGCGGGGCAAGAAGGTCGGCGTCCTGCGGGGCACGACCACCGAGGAGACCTTGAAGGCGACCCTGACGCAGCTCGGAATCCAGGCTTCGATCGTGCCTGTGCAGACGCATCCGGAGGGTGTCTGGAGTCTCTCCGCAGGAAAGATCGACGCCTATTTCGGAGATCGCGGCATCCTGAATTATCATCTGCTCAACAGCCAGAACCGCTCCGGCATGAAGCTTTCCGACCAGTATTTCACTTTCGAGACCTACGCGCTGGCCTTGCCGCGCGGCGACGAAAAACTGCGCCTGCTCGTCGATGCGACCCTGGCGGAACTCTACCGGACGGACCGCGTGAAGGAGATCTACGCCCGCAGTTTCGGGAATTTCCCGCCCGATCAGTTCACGCGCGCCCTGTTCGTCATCAATGGCGTGCCGAAGTAG
- a CDS encoding conserved hypothetical protein (Evidence 4 : Unknown function but conserved in other organisms) produces the protein MTDVRPRRKVLEMSTEKVKGPASYFPSIEKNYGKPIAHWLSIIDAMREKKHSEMVAVLKAEHAMGHGHANALVAHYRAGNPG, from the coding sequence ATGACGGACGTCCGGCCGCGCAGGAAGGTGCTTGAGATGTCGACCGAGAAGGTCAAAGGCCCAGCCTCGTATTTTCCCTCCATCGAGAAAAACTACGGCAAGCCGATCGCTCATTGGCTGTCGATCATCGATGCGATGCGGGAGAAGAAGCATTCCGAGATGGTCGCGGTGCTCAAGGCGGAGCATGCGATGGGGCATGGTCACGCCAATGCGCTGGTCGCGCATTATAGGGCCGGGAATCCGGGCTGA
- a CDS encoding conserved hypothetical protein (Evidence 4 : Unknown function but conserved in other organisms): protein MIRASTIVTALAGSLSGALGQSATPVTVDNFVRAESDSYLANFVQEAGGLGKLLHRRDPASIDQQSVIRLNRDTLYSSAVFDLDAGPVTVTLPDAGKRFMSLMSVSQDHYAATVYGAGTHRFTRDKVGTRYVLLGIRTFVDPNDPADLRKVHALQDAVKVSQKNNGKLELPRWDAESRKKVRDALLVLGSTLNSFDGAFGSKAEVDPVRHLIGTAAGWGGNPEKDAKYLNVTPARNDGSTVYKLNVKNVPVNAFWSVSVYDAQGYYEKNPYNAYSLNSITASRGGDGSATIQFGGCDGKIPNCLPIMKGWNYTVRLYRPRAEILSGKWTFPEPQPVN, encoded by the coding sequence ATGATCCGTGCGTCAACGATCGTCACCGCTTTGGCGGGCAGCCTGTCGGGAGCGCTTGGACAGAGTGCCACGCCCGTCACCGTCGACAACTTCGTCCGTGCGGAGTCGGACAGTTACCTTGCGAATTTCGTTCAGGAGGCCGGCGGGCTGGGCAAGCTTCTCCATCGGCGCGATCCGGCGTCGATCGACCAGCAGTCCGTCATCCGCCTGAACCGCGACACGCTCTATTCCTCGGCCGTGTTCGACCTCGATGCCGGGCCCGTGACGGTGACATTGCCGGATGCGGGGAAGCGCTTCATGTCGCTGATGTCCGTCAGCCAGGATCACTACGCCGCGACGGTCTATGGGGCCGGCACCCATCGCTTCACCCGCGACAAGGTCGGGACTCGTTATGTGCTTCTGGGAATCCGCACTTTCGTGGATCCGAACGATCCCGCCGATCTGCGCAAGGTTCACGCGCTGCAGGACGCGGTCAAAGTCAGCCAGAAGAACAACGGCAAGCTGGAGCTGCCGCGCTGGGATGCCGAAAGCCGGAAGAAGGTGCGCGACGCCTTGCTGGTCCTGGGGTCGACGCTCAACAGCTTCGACGGGGCTTTCGGTTCCAAGGCGGAGGTCGACCCGGTGCGTCACCTCATCGGAACGGCTGCCGGCTGGGGAGGCAATCCCGAGAAGGACGCGAAATATCTGAACGTTACGCCGGCCAGGAACGACGGCAGCACCGTCTACAAGCTCAACGTCAAGAACGTGCCGGTGAATGCGTTCTGGTCGGTCAGCGTCTATGATGCGCAAGGGTACTACGAGAAAAATCCTTACAACGCCTATTCGCTGAACAGCATCACCGCGAGCAGGGGCGGTGACGGCAGCGCGACGATCCAGTTCGGCGGCTGTGACGGCAAGATTCCGAACTGTCTGCCGATCATGAAGGGATGGAACTATACGGTTCGTCTCTATCGGCCGCGGGCCGAGATCCTCTCCGGCAAGTGGACGTTTCCGGAGCCCCAGCCAGTCAACTAG
- a CDS encoding Elongation factor G-like protein: MAAQNGRGDATGGTRRAGPRCIAIVGPFQSGKTTLLESILMRCGVLSRPGSVKGGNTVGDAAPEARAHQMSTEPSVATVDFLGDTFHFVDCPGSVEFLHEMRHVLPAVDAAVVVCEADERKAPALELVLRELEEADIPRFLFLNKIDTAPRRVRETLAILQRASRTPLLLRQIPIWKNGIAIGFIDLALERAFIYREHAPSEIVPLAVDENGREKEARFSMLERLADYDDALMEELLADMEPPRDRVFDDLARELQHRHVVPVLIGAAERGNGVTRLLKALRHEAPGLAETRGRTGILAEGPPFAQVMKTWHSSQGGKLSLARVMRGRLAEGDVVTSSTGAEARIAGVLALKGAEQSRKPAAEEGELAAFAKLEGIGTGDAFMLGKQRANLVSAIAPPESVHAVAIAVKDRKDDVRLAAALQRLTEEDAALSVAQIPELGETRLSGQGEMHLRVALEKLAGRYGVTVTSRPPQIGYRETIRGQAGARGRHRKQSGGHGQYGDVVIEVAPRPRGEGIGFVDKISGGVVPRQYIGSVEAGMRDFCEKGPLGFPVVDVEVTLTDGSYHTVDSSDMAFRQAARLAMNEAMPQAKPVLLEPILSVDVVIPSEAMSRASALISGRRGQILGYDTRPGWRGWDQIRALVPEAEMPGLIVELRSATSGVGSFSARFDHLAELAGKPAEAVVSAQALAAAQAR; encoded by the coding sequence ATGGCAGCACAGAACGGCAGGGGAGACGCGACCGGCGGCACCAGACGCGCGGGGCCGCGATGCATCGCGATCGTCGGCCCCTTCCAGAGCGGCAAGACCACATTGCTCGAAAGCATCCTGATGCGCTGCGGCGTGCTGTCGCGCCCCGGCTCGGTCAAGGGCGGCAACACGGTGGGCGATGCGGCGCCCGAGGCGCGCGCGCACCAGATGAGCACGGAGCCCAGCGTCGCGACGGTCGATTTTCTCGGCGATACCTTCCATTTCGTCGACTGTCCCGGCTCCGTCGAGTTCCTGCACGAGATGCGCCATGTGCTGCCGGCGGTCGATGCGGCGGTCGTCGTCTGCGAGGCGGACGAGCGCAAGGCGCCGGCCCTGGAGCTCGTGCTGCGCGAACTCGAGGAGGCCGATATCCCGCGCTTCCTCTTCCTCAACAAGATCGACACGGCTCCGCGCCGGGTGCGTGAAACGCTGGCCATCCTGCAGCGCGCCTCCCGCACGCCGCTGCTGCTGCGCCAGATCCCGATCTGGAAGAACGGCATCGCCATCGGTTTCATCGATCTCGCCCTGGAGCGGGCCTTCATCTATCGCGAGCATGCGCCGAGCGAGATCGTGCCGCTGGCGGTGGACGAGAATGGCCGCGAGAAGGAGGCGCGTTTCTCGATGCTGGAGCGGCTCGCCGATTACGACGACGCGCTGATGGAGGAGCTGCTCGCCGATATGGAGCCGCCGCGCGACCGCGTCTTCGACGATCTCGCCCGCGAATTGCAGCATCGCCATGTCGTGCCGGTGCTGATCGGCGCCGCCGAGCGCGGCAATGGCGTGACGCGGCTGCTGAAGGCGCTGCGGCATGAGGCGCCGGGCCTCGCCGAGACGCGCGGCCGCACCGGCATCCTGGCGGAAGGTCCGCCGTTCGCCCAGGTGATGAAGACCTGGCATTCGAGCCAGGGCGGCAAGCTTTCATTGGCGCGGGTGATGCGCGGCCGGTTGGCCGAGGGCGATGTGGTGACCTCGTCGACCGGGGCCGAGGCCCGCATCGCCGGCGTGCTGGCGCTGAAAGGCGCCGAGCAGAGCCGCAAGCCGGCCGCCGAGGAAGGCGAGTTGGCGGCCTTCGCCAAGCTGGAGGGGATCGGCACCGGCGATGCCTTCATGCTCGGCAAGCAACGCGCGAATCTCGTCAGCGCCATCGCGCCGCCCGAGTCCGTCCATGCCGTCGCGATCGCGGTGAAGGACCGCAAGGACGATGTCAGGCTCGCCGCCGCGCTGCAGCGGCTGACGGAGGAGGATGCCGCGCTCTCCGTCGCCCAGATTCCCGAGCTGGGCGAGACCCGCCTGTCCGGGCAGGGCGAGATGCATCTGCGCGTCGCGCTCGAAAAGCTCGCCGGCCGCTACGGGGTGACGGTGACGAGCCGGCCGCCGCAGATCGGTTATCGCGAGACCATTCGCGGCCAGGCCGGCGCACGCGGCCGGCACCGCAAGCAGAGCGGCGGCCATGGCCAGTACGGCGATGTCGTGATCGAGGTCGCGCCCCGGCCGCGGGGAGAGGGCATCGGCTTCGTCGATAAGATCAGCGGCGGAGTGGTGCCGCGCCAGTATATCGGCTCGGTCGAGGCCGGCATGCGCGACTTCTGCGAAAAGGGGCCGCTCGGCTTCCCGGTCGTCGATGTCGAGGTGACGCTGACCGACGGCTCCTACCATACGGTCGATTCCTCCGACATGGCCTTCCGGCAGGCGGCGAGGCTGGCGATGAACGAGGCGATGCCGCAGGCGAAGCCGGTCCTGCTCGAACCGATCCTCTCCGTGGATGTCGTGATCCCGTCGGAAGCGATGTCGCGCGCATCGGCGCTGATCTCCGGGCGGCGCGGGCAGATCCTCGGCTATGATACGCGACCCGGCTGGCGCGGCTGGGACCAGATCAGGGCCCTGGTGCCGGAAGCCGAAATGCCGGGGCTGATCGTCGAGCTGCGCTCGGCGACCTCGGGCGTGGGCTCGTTCAGTGCGCGCTTCGACCACTTGGCCGAGCTCGCCGGCAAGCCGGCCGAGGCGGTGGTTTCCGCGCAAGCGCTGGCTGCCGCCCAGGCACGCTGA
- the fadD gene encoding Long-chain-fatty-acid--CoA ligase, with amino-acid sequence MNAIGATPAKHDLRPWLAHYPPAVPPELDEAKIGTLVDLILTACARYGGRPAFESFGKTITFAETLRAAEAFAGWLQAKGLKKGDRVALMMPNILAYPAAIFGTLIGGFTVVNVNPLYTARELTHQVNDAGARVLVVIENFAHVVEEAKPNLKLDAIVIATAGDLMGFKGKIVNFVARRIKKVVKPFNLPGATPLQQILQSRAHMMPVTVTSQDVAFLQYTGGTTGIAKGATLTHRNVAANVQQAGLWLEWVLEPPLGRNDYQHVMVTALPLYHIFALTCCCMFMLRIGAKSLLIANPRDIPGFVKTLKSSRFTLFSGVNTLYNALANHPEIKEVDFSEMRFAVAGGMATQAAVAKQWKAVTGRPIIEGYGLSETSPVATINRPDIQEFSGTIGYPIPSTEVVIRDAEGNDMPLGESGEICIRGPQVMAGYWNRPDETAKAMTADGFFRSGDIGVMLPDGQVKVVDRMKDMVLVSGFNVYPNEVEDVLASHPGVLESAVIGLPDEHSGEAVTAFVVRKDQTLTADELRAYCKENLTGYKVPKQIFFRETLPKTNVGKVLRRVLREEVVAKR; translated from the coding sequence ATGAACGCGATTGGCGCCACGCCCGCCAAGCACGACTTGCGCCCGTGGCTTGCGCATTATCCGCCGGCGGTACCGCCGGAACTGGACGAGGCCAAGATCGGGACGCTGGTCGACCTGATCCTCACGGCTTGCGCGCGTTATGGCGGCCGGCCTGCTTTCGAGAGCTTCGGCAAGACGATCACCTTCGCCGAGACCCTGCGCGCGGCCGAGGCCTTCGCCGGCTGGCTCCAGGCGAAGGGGCTTAAGAAGGGGGATCGCGTCGCGCTGATGATGCCGAACATCCTGGCCTATCCGGCGGCGATCTTCGGCACGCTCATCGGCGGGTTCACCGTCGTCAACGTCAATCCGCTCTATACGGCGCGCGAGCTGACCCATCAGGTCAATGACGCGGGTGCGCGCGTGCTCGTGGTGATCGAGAACTTCGCTCATGTCGTGGAGGAGGCGAAGCCGAACCTGAAGCTCGATGCCATCGTCATCGCGACGGCCGGCGATCTCATGGGCTTCAAGGGCAAGATCGTCAATTTCGTCGCGCGCCGCATCAAGAAGGTCGTCAAGCCGTTCAACCTGCCCGGCGCGACGCCGCTGCAGCAGATCCTGCAGAGCCGGGCGCATATGATGCCGGTGACGGTCACGTCGCAGGATGTGGCCTTTCTCCAGTATACGGGCGGGACGACCGGCATCGCCAAGGGCGCGACGCTGACGCATCGCAATGTCGCCGCCAACGTCCAGCAGGCCGGCCTGTGGCTGGAGTGGGTGCTGGAACCGCCGCTCGGCCGCAACGACTATCAGCATGTGATGGTGACGGCGCTGCCGCTCTACCACATCTTCGCGCTGACCTGCTGCTGCATGTTCATGCTGCGCATCGGCGCCAAGAGCCTGCTGATCGCCAATCCGCGCGATATTCCCGGCTTCGTCAAGACGCTGAAATCGAGCCGCTTCACGCTCTTCTCCGGCGTCAATACGCTCTACAACGCGCTCGCCAACCATCCCGAGATCAAGGAAGTCGACTTCTCGGAGATGCGCTTCGCCGTCGCCGGCGGCATGGCGACGCAGGCTGCGGTGGCCAAGCAGTGGAAGGCCGTGACGGGCCGGCCGATCATCGAAGGCTACGGGCTTTCCGAGACCTCGCCGGTGGCGACGATCAACCGGCCCGACATCCAGGAGTTCAGCGGCACGATCGGCTATCCGATCCCCTCGACGGAAGTCGTCATTCGCGACGCCGAGGGCAACGACATGCCGCTCGGCGAATCGGGGGAGATCTGCATCCGCGGGCCGCAGGTGATGGCCGGCTACTGGAATCGCCCCGATGAGACCGCTAAGGCGATGACCGCGGACGGCTTCTTCCGCAGCGGCGATATCGGCGTGATGCTGCCGGACGGGCAGGTCAAGGTCGTCGACCGGATGAAGGACATGGTGCTGGTGTCCGGCTTCAACGTCTACCCGAACGAGGTCGAGGACGTTCTGGCGTCGCATCCAGGCGTGCTGGAATCCGCCGTGATCGGCTTGCCGGACGAGCACTCGGGCGAGGCCGTCACCGCCTTCGTCGTGCGCAAGGACCAGACCCTGACGGCGGACGAGCTGCGCGCCTACTGCAAGGAGAACCTGACGGGCTACAAGGTGCCCAAGCAGATCTTCTTCCGCGAGACCTTGCCCAAGACCAATGTCGGCAAGGTGCTGCGCCGGGTGCTGCGCGAGGAAGTCGTCGCCAAGCGCTGA
- the mtaB gene encoding Threonylcarbamoyladenosine tRNA methylthiotransferase MtaB, producing MTLEVVTFGCRLNIVESEALRLRAEAAGLKDAAIVHSCAVTAEATRQARQAVRRLKREQPHRPVIVTGCAAQIEPARFAAMPEADRILGNDEKLRPESWAALARSNSLGHPDAAATDKLDVGDIMARTTLRAPITGRFASHTRGFVQVQNGCDHRCTFCVIPFGRGNSRSLDVAGVIAQCRILLEAGAREIVLTGVDLTSYGRDLPNQPTLGVLARAILRALPELQRLRLSSIDAVEVDDTLRDLLAAETRLMPHLHLSLQAGDDLILKRMKRRHSRADAIRFCAEIRALRPDIVFGADLIAGFPTEDETMFARSLDLVEECGLSFVHVFPYSARPGTPAARMPQLAGAVVAERAARLRAAASTAHERHLAARVGRPLTVLTERGNTGRAEDFTLVRFGRDIAAGQIVTVTGHAADGRALLAA from the coding sequence ATGACACTGGAGGTCGTTACCTTCGGCTGCCGCCTCAACATCGTCGAGAGCGAGGCGCTGCGGCTCCGGGCCGAAGCAGCCGGGCTGAAGGATGCGGCCATCGTCCATTCCTGCGCCGTCACCGCCGAGGCGACGCGCCAGGCCCGGCAGGCCGTGCGCCGCCTGAAGCGCGAGCAGCCGCATCGCCCGGTCATCGTCACCGGTTGTGCCGCCCAGATCGAGCCCGCCCGCTTCGCGGCGATGCCGGAAGCGGACCGCATCCTCGGCAATGACGAGAAGCTGCGGCCCGAGAGCTGGGCTGCGCTCGCCCGCTCCAACAGCCTCGGGCATCCCGATGCGGCTGCCACGGACAAGCTCGACGTCGGCGACATCATGGCCCGCACGACCTTGCGCGCGCCCATCACCGGCCGTTTCGCCAGCCATACGCGCGGCTTCGTCCAGGTCCAGAACGGTTGCGATCACCGCTGCACCTTCTGCGTCATTCCCTTCGGCCGGGGCAACTCGCGCTCGCTCGACGTCGCGGGTGTCATCGCGCAATGCCGTATCCTGCTGGAAGCCGGCGCCCGCGAGATCGTGCTGACCGGCGTCGATCTCACCAGCTACGGCCGCGATCTGCCGAACCAGCCGACGCTGGGCGTGCTGGCCCGGGCCATCCTGCGCGCCCTGCCCGAATTACAGCGCTTGCGCCTATCCTCGATCGATGCGGTCGAGGTCGATGACACACTGCGCGACCTGCTCGCGGCCGAGACGCGCCTAATGCCGCATCTGCACCTGTCGTTGCAGGCCGGTGACGACCTCATCCTCAAGCGCATGAAGCGGCGCCACAGCCGCGCCGACGCCATCCGCTTCTGCGCGGAGATCCGGGCCTTGCGCCCCGATATCGTCTTCGGCGCCGACCTCATCGCCGGATTCCCGACCGAGGACGAGACGATGTTCGCGCGCTCGCTCGATCTGGTCGAGGAATGCGGACTGAGCTTCGTCCATGTCTTTCCCTATTCCGCCCGCCCCGGCACGCCGGCCGCGCGCATGCCGCAGCTTGCGGGAGCTGTCGTCGCGGAGCGGGCCGCGCGGCTGCGGGCGGCAGCCAGCACCGCGCATGAGCGGCATCTCGCCGCGCGCGTTGGCCGCCCGCTCACCGTCCTGACCGAGCGCGGGAATACCGGCCGCGCCGAGGATTTCACGCTGGTGCGCTTCGGTCGCGACATCGCCGCCGGACAGATCGTGACAGTGACCGGCCATGCGGCCGACGGGCGGGCCCTGCTGGCTGCTTGA
- the dapF gene encoding Diaminopimelate epimerase, whose translation MNALANRRFLKMNGLGNQITVLDLRGTRHVVSETEARAIAAEPRARFDQLMVLHDAVTPGTDAFVRIYNTDGSEAGACGNGTRCVAWAMIADPQMGDTAKTRLALQTKAGLLPAVREGETLFTVDMGAPRLAWDEIPLAEPFEDTSRFELQIGPIDAPILHTPCAVNMGNPHAVFFVDDPYAYNLEQIGPLLENHPIFPDRANIELAAVKAPDHIVLRVWERGAGITQACGSGACAALVAGVQRELTARKATVSLPGGDLAIEWRESDGHVLMTGPVEFEWEGRIDPALIERAA comes from the coding sequence ATGAACGCTCTGGCCAATCGCCGGTTCCTGAAGATGAACGGGCTCGGCAACCAGATCACGGTGCTCGATCTGCGCGGCACCCGGCATGTCGTTAGCGAGACCGAGGCCCGCGCCATCGCAGCCGAGCCCCGCGCCCGCTTCGACCAGCTCATGGTCCTGCACGATGCCGTGACGCCCGGCACCGACGCCTTCGTGCGCATCTACAACACAGACGGTTCGGAAGCCGGCGCCTGCGGCAACGGCACGCGCTGCGTCGCCTGGGCGATGATCGCCGATCCGCAGATGGGCGATACGGCCAAGACCCGCCTCGCGCTCCAGACCAAGGCCGGCCTACTGCCGGCGGTCCGCGAGGGCGAGACCCTCTTCACCGTCGACATGGGTGCGCCGCGCCTAGCCTGGGACGAGATCCCGCTGGCCGAGCCCTTCGAGGATACGAGCCGCTTCGAATTGCAGATCGGGCCGATCGACGCGCCCATTCTGCACACGCCCTGCGCCGTCAACATGGGCAACCCGCACGCCGTCTTCTTCGTCGACGATCCCTATGCCTACAATCTCGAGCAGATCGGTCCGCTGCTTGAGAACCACCCGATCTTCCCCGACCGCGCCAATATCGAGCTCGCGGCCGTGAAGGCACCGGACCATATCGTGCTGCGCGTCTGGGAGCGCGGCGCCGGCATCACCCAGGCCTGCGGCTCAGGCGCCTGCGCGGCGCTGGTCGCGGGCGTGCAGCGCGAGCTGACGGCCCGCAAGGCGACCGTCAGCCTGCCCGGCGGCGACCTCGCCATCGAATGGCGCGAGAGCGATGGCCACGTCCTGATGACCGGCCCGGTCGAGTTCGAATGGGAAGGCCGGATCGACCCTGCCCTGATCGAGCGCGCGGCCTGA
- a CDS encoding AraC family transcriptional regulator, protein MLRCKGANRVKLRAVTMRDSRRYSRICVLALAGMASLSSGMAVAQGRVAPPSPVESAPLAPPPGAAPAQIPSAPAQTPPVPVPGQQPGPQPVQPPPALQGPATPQPVQPAPSMPLEPQPVQPPPTLPAPGQPLPPAPSQQQTGVPDPNATLAGKGSDSSDVGEVVLAPKPVLMQSGQATWDQGFQKLSNTIKALRAEAQRAGLAVAGRPLSLFVETTDDGFRFEAMLPVAIPPGGQAPSLGPDFRMGTSPAGPALRFLHQAPYDDIDSTYETITAYLEAKSIVVKDTFLEEYVSELNDPGDPNLEINVYVQPK, encoded by the coding sequence ATGTTGCGCTGCAAGGGCGCGAATCGCGTGAAACTCAGGGCCGTGACGATGCGTGATTCTCGGCGGTATTCCCGGATTTGTGTTCTGGCGCTTGCCGGCATGGCGAGCCTGTCCAGCGGAATGGCCGTTGCGCAGGGGCGCGTAGCGCCGCCGAGTCCCGTCGAATCCGCGCCGCTGGCGCCGCCGCCCGGTGCGGCTCCGGCCCAAATTCCGTCCGCGCCGGCCCAGACGCCGCCCGTGCCTGTTCCCGGACAGCAGCCCGGCCCGCAGCCGGTCCAGCCGCCCCCGGCGCTGCAGGGGCCGGCAACGCCGCAGCCGGTCCAGCCCGCGCCATCGATGCCGCTGGAGCCGCAGCCGGTGCAGCCGCCGCCGACACTGCCCGCGCCGGGGCAGCCGCTTCCACCCGCGCCGTCGCAGCAGCAGACCGGGGTGCCCGATCCCAATGCGACGCTTGCTGGAAAGGGCTCCGACAGCAGCGATGTCGGGGAGGTCGTCCTCGCTCCGAAGCCGGTCCTGATGCAGTCGGGGCAGGCGACCTGGGACCAGGGGTTCCAGAAACTCTCGAACACGATCAAGGCCCTCCGGGCGGAGGCGCAAAGGGCGGGGCTGGCGGTCGCAGGCCGACCGCTCTCGCTCTTCGTCGAGACCACCGACGACGGCTTCCGCTTCGAGGCGATGCTGCCGGTCGCGATCCCGCCGGGCGGGCAGGCGCCGTCGCTGGGGCCGGATTTCCGGATGGGGACGTCGCCCGCCGGGCCGGCGCTGCGCTTCCTGCATCAGGCGCCCTATGACGACATCGATTCGACCTACGAGACGATCACCGCCTATCTCGAAGCGAAGAGCATTGTCGTGAAGGACACATTTCTCGAGGAATATGTCAGCGAGCTCAACGATCCGGGCGACCCGAACCTCGAGATCAACGTCTACGTCCAGCCGAAATAG